A genomic segment from Mycosarcoma maydis chromosome 13, whole genome shotgun sequence encodes:
- a CDS encoding ESCRT-0 subunit protein HSE1 (related to HSE1 - protein binds ubiquitin and mediates endosomal protein sorting), which translates to MFTAKNPFEDIVLKATSDELTSENWELNLEVCDKVSSGGDTAARNCIAAIQKRLVHRNANVQLYALTLADAVAKNCGLAAHQEIASRSFTQTLARICLDRNTHSTVKKRCSALVKEWAGEFDDQSLGLMKETYESLKSQDAVAEDETPAEPPREPTSEQLRAEDEELRRALELSIQDQGGRNAWPSYNTEQAETSGSSAPAAASSSSSAYQPTSQSLAPAQQQQQQQHDANHTNGTSSSAHAQPLSAATPPAVASRVRALYDFSPTEPGELAFSRGEVIRVLDSVYEHWWRGEVRGEAGIFPVNYVEVLPDPTPDELQREAQMEARIFSQAADIDRLLSKLRSLDPARDNLADDDELQELYQKSLAMRPKIVKLIDRYSNKITELKAMNDKFVHARGSFDEMMEQSLSRYNPGGHSSQDYLRPRPELQQHFSASSADYAQHPSYPTAHAYSVQQAQSASSAHDQIQYPFNPEQRHGYAQSAGAEPADPSYVQGSRLPSGPQPPQQITMAHQQQPHEQQYSSAPHDDEKRRLFERARAESEAFQQQHFQSQAHTSRSGYSGAYPSQPDASVLNQQMGNMNIGGSSSYASHPTGH; encoded by the exons ATGTTTACCGCCAAGAACCCTTTCGAAGACATTGTGCTTAAGGCTACCTCTGACGAGCTCACTTCGGAAAATTGGGAACTCAATCTCGAGGTTTGCGACAAAGTCTCCTCCGGCGGAGATACGGC TGCACGCAACTGCATTGCAGCCATTCAGAAGCGACTCGTACATCGCAATGCCAACGTCCAGCTTTACGCCCTTACCCTcgccgatgctgttgcCAAGAACTGCGGTCTCGCCGCTCATCAGGAGATCGCCAGTAGGTCCTTCACCCAGACCCTCGCTAGGATCTGTTTGGACCGCAACACGCATTCCACGGTCAAGAAGCGTTGCTCGGCGCTAGTCAAGGAATGGGCCGGAGAATTCGACGATCAAAGCTTGGGTCTCATGAAGGAGACGTATGAATCGCTCAAGTCACAAGATGCTGTTGCCGAAGACGAAACCCCAGCCGAACCACCCCGCGAACCCACTtctgagcagctgcgagccgaggacgaagagctcAGGCGCGCTCTCGAGCTTTCCATCCAGGATCAAGGCGGACGCAACGCCTGGCCCAGCTACAACACCGAGCAGGCTGAAACTTCTGGCTCTTCtgctccagctgctgcttcctccAGCTCTTCTGCGTACCAGCCAACTTCACAGAGCCTCGCTcctgcgcagcagcaacagcagcaacagcacgaCGCCAATCACACAAACGGAACCAGTTCCTCTGCACATGCGCAACCCCTGTCGGCAGCTACACCACCTGCTGTTGCTTCCCGAGTTCGAGCGCTGTACGACTTTTCTCCTACAGAGCCAGGCGAGTTGGCCTTTTCTCGCGGAGAGGTCATTCGAGTGCTTGACAGCGTCTACGAACACTGGTGGCGAGGTGAAGTGAGGGGCGAGGCTGGCATTTTCCCGGTAAACTACGTCGAGGTATTACCCGACCCGACGCCCGATGAGCTGCAGAGGGAAGCACAGATGGAAGCGCGCATTTTTTCGCAGGCCGCCGACATTGACAGGCTGCTCAGCAAGCTTCGAAGCCTCGATCCTGCGCGCGACAACCTtgccgatgacgacgaatTGCAAGAGCTTTATCAAAAGTCTCTAGCCATGCGGCCAAAGATTGTCAAACTCATCGATCGATACAGCAACAAAATCACCGAGCTCAAGGCCATGAACGACAAGTTTGTCCATGCACGCGGATCGTtcgacgagatgatggAGCAAAGTCTTTCTCGTTACAACCCTGGCGGCCATTCCAGTCAGGACTatcttcgtcctcgtcctgaGCTCCAGCAGCACTTCTCAGCATCATCGGCCGATTACGCGCAGCATCCTTCCTACCCCACCGCCCATGCCTACTCTGTCCAACAAGCACAGTCCGCTTCCAGCGCGCACGATCAGATTCAGTATCCCTTTAACCCAGAGCAACGACATGGCTATGCTCAATCCGCAGGTGCTGAACCCGCCGATCCTAGCTATGTTCAAGGCAGTCGCCTCCCCTCTGGTCCGCAGCCACCTCAGCAGATCACCATGgctcatcagcagcagccacacGAGCAGCAGTACAGTTCCGCCCCTCATGATGACGAGAAGCGAAGGTTGTTCGAAAGAGCCAGGGCTGAGAGCGAAGCctttcagcagcagcacttcCAATCGCAAGCTCACACATCCCGCAGCGGCTACAGTGGAGCGTATCCCTCTCAACCAGACGCATCGGTCCTCAACCAGCAGATGGGCAACATGAACATTGGTGGGTCCAGCAGTTACGCTTCTCATCCTACTGGCCACTAG